One Carassius carassius chromosome 20, fCarCar2.1, whole genome shotgun sequence DNA segment encodes these proteins:
- the LOC132096724 gene encoding patched domain-containing protein 3, with translation MVSCITDCIEKPIRLCFESVGKIVGLHPWWFVTLPLALSAGLGGGFYFLNDLKSNDIVEQFTPKNGRAKVERGFFQETFPQIDSQFSIIRLNTDGVFASLIFSCQTNILSVPALEEIIRIDGEIRRITAARDARHFVFSDICATLNGRCNSNVMLDVLDYNASNIDFGNITFPEYCNSKFNCIHMGNIISKVEVDHNGVVRSAKAMKLFYYLQESNNTLEDAWLQGFVTLLSNVTTSKTEVSYFTSISRQQEFEKSTQSVTELFAIAYFLAISFSIISCLRFDNVRNKAWVASLGVFSTAQAVLSSFGLLLLIKVPFVITVASSPFLILGIGIDDMFIMISSWQRTNIQDTVSKRMADTYREAAVSITITTLTDVIAFYLSYGNPFGSVQSFCLYAGTAVLFCYFYNITFFGACLALNGRREGANRHWLTCMKVPEEVPPGRSKVYTLCCVGGSYDHNTGTEEEHPMTLFFRKYYGPYLTTVWSKALVILIYSTYIAVSVYGCLQLKQGIDLRNLALDKSYIIQYYEAEKTYFDYYGPNVMLAINGTFPYWEESKRHQLESCFVQFQELNFVKNLSTSWLHSFEKYAEEHSINISSEGQFKRHLYEFLDRQPMLKQDVNITNNDIAASRLFLQTVVQNSNEKSILNSLRKTAESCPCPLLVYHPAFIYHDQYTVIGHITLQTISVATIVMLLISLVLIPNPLCALWVAFAIASVILGVTGFMALLNVSLDSISMINLVISIGFSVDFSAHISYTFVSSTKPDVNEGVVEAMTHLGYPILQGALSTIVGVVVLSASSSYIFRTFFTIVFLVITFGLLHGIAFIPVFLTFFGFCHK, from the exons ATGGTGTCCTGCATCACAGACTGCATTGAAAAGCCCATCCGGCTTTGTTTTGAAAGTGTCGGTAAGATCGTAGGGCTTCACCCGTGGTGGTTTGTCACTTTACCGCTGGCGTTGTCCGCAGGTCTAGGGGGAggattttactttttgaatgacCTGAAATCCAACGACATAGTGGAGCAGTTTACACCGAAAAACGGCCGCGCCAAAGTGGAGAGGGGATtctttcaagaaacatttccacaGATTGACTCGCAATTTTCAATTATACGACTTAACACTGATGGGGTATTTGCATCTTTGATATTCTCCTGTCAAACAAACATACTCAGTGTTCCCGCACTAGAGGAGATCATCCGCATAGATGGAGAAATTAGAAGAATCACCGCAGCTCGTGACGCACGGCATTTTGTGTTTTCGGATATTTGCGCAACTTTGAACGGAAGGTGCAACTCTAACGTAATGCTTGATGTTCTAGATTACAATGCCAGCAACATCGACTTTGGCAACATAACGTTTCCTGAGTACTGTAATTCCAAATTCAACTGTATCCACATGGGAAATATCATTAGTAAGGTGGAGGTGGATCACAATGGAGTTGTTCGAAGTGCCAAAGCAATGAAACTTTTCTATTATCTCCAAGAGAGCAATAATACACTGGAAGATGCCTGGCTTCAGGGATTTGTAACCTTGCTCTCTAATGTAACGACCTCTAAAACTGAA GTGTCTTATTTCACATCCATATCAAGACAACAGGAGTTTGAGAAGAGTACCCAATCTGTCACTGAACTTTTTGCTATTGCTTATTTTCTTGCCATCTCATTTTCAATAATATCTTGCCTAAG GTTTGACAACGTGAGGAATAAAGCATGGGTGGCTTCTCTTGGAGTTTTCTCCACTGCACAAGCAGTGCTGTCCAGCTTTGGGTTGCTGTTACTCATAAAGGTGCCATTTGTTATTACTGTGGCATCTTCTCCATTCCTTATTCTTG gAATCGGTATTGATGACATGTTTATCATGATCTCCAGCTGGCAACGGACCAACATCCAAGACACAGTGTCAAAACGCATGGCTGATACCTACAGAGAGGCAGCCGTTTCCATTACTATCACCACCCTTACTGACGTGATAGCCTTTTACCTCAGCTACGGTAACCCTTTCGGCTCTGTTCAGTCTTTCTGTCTgtatgcaggcacagctgtcttgTTCTGCTACTTCTATAACATCACTTTTTTTGGAGCTTGTTTGGCTCTGAATGGAAGAAGAGAGGGGGCAAACAGACACTGGTTAACTTGCATGAAGGTCCCAGAAGAGGTCCCACCAGGACGGTCTAAAGTCTATACTCTCTGTTGCGTTGGAGGATCTTACGACCATAACACAGGTACTGAGGAAGAGCACCCAATGACACTGTTCTTCAGGAAGTATTATGGACCATATTTGACAACAGTTTGGAGTAAAGCTTTAGTCATTTTGATTTACTCAACATACATTGCTGTTAGTGTTTATGGTTGCCTGCAACTTAAGCAAGGCATTGATCTCAGGAACCTAGCACTTGATAAATCATACATCATCCAGTACTATGAAGCTGAAAAGACATACTTTGATTATTATGGTCCGAATGTAATGTTAGCTATCAACGGCACATTTCCATATTGGGAGGAGAGCAAACGCCATCAACTGGAGTCATGTTTTGTACAGTTTCAGGAATTGAATTTTGTCAAGAACTTGTCGACATCTTGGCTTCATTCTTTCGAAAAGTATGCAGAGGAACACAGTATAAACATCAGCTCAGAAGGTCAGTTTAAAAGACATCTTTATGAGTTCCTGGACCGCCAACCAATGCTCAAACAGGATGTCAACATAACCAATAACGACATAGCTGCTTCACGTCTGTTTCTTCAGACAGTTGTTCAGAATTCAAACGAGAAGAGCATACTGAACTCACTACGGAAGACAGCAGAGAGCTGCCCATGTCCACTGTTGGTCTACCATCCAGCGTTTATATACCATGATCAGTATACAGTAATAGGGCATATCACTCTTCAGACCATCTCTGTGGCAACCATAGTAATGCTGCTCATCTCCCTTGTGCTGATTCCAAATCCTCTTTGTGCCTTGTGGGTTGCTTTTGCCATCGCTTCAGTCATTTTGGGAGTCACCGGTTTTATGGCACTGCTAAACGTAAGTCTTGATTCAATCTCCATGATAAACCTGGTCATTAGCATCGGTTTTTCTGTGGACTTCTCTGCTCATATCTCCTACACGTTTGTGTCCAGTACCAAGCCCGACGTGAATGAAGGAGTTGTGGAGGCAATGACACACCTGGGCTACCCCATACTTCAGGGGGCTCTGTCTACAATTGTGGGTGTGGTTGTGCTTTCAGCTTCCAGTAGCTACATATTCAGAACCTTTTTCACCATTGTGTTCCTTGTCATTACTTTTGGGCTGCTTCATGGCATTGCTTTTATTCCAGTATTTCTAACTTTCTTTGGATTTTGCCACAAATGA